A genomic stretch from Aminobacter aminovorans includes:
- a CDS encoding ATP-binding protein produces the protein MQEDKIRQALVELLYRNSYGVVISNIVISLAAVYVLRSGISTPWLAGWLGTLYALTALRVFASRRFFSRPRDISTIMRWAWLAAAFSWVSGLLWGMFGWVGFLPEAPLLLSFTVVVLTGLVCGTVPSLSAFPPALIGSILATVLPVAARVITSGSAISAGFLFLLVSLVVINFYYCRITYRMLRETISLRLENERLVEHLQEERDRAQTADRAKTRFLAAASHDLRQPIHALSLLVSTIAVLAKRGNVPAEQARGLAGRAKSIIGNLSGLLNALLDISKLDAGIVTVARETVCLRELFRDFREEFATEAKERGLKWRVVDSHLLVESDPMMLKRVLTNLVTNAFRYTRQGGVVLGCRKRAGFVEIQVWDSGPGIPDDQQAVIFEEFVQLQNPARDRTQGLGLGLAIVRRTAGLLKHPLRLVSRPGRGSMFSITVPEVRAAKAPVPQRETRTEARTGGIIVVEDENDILEAMEQLLTIEGHSVYAGRSAAEAQAVHAAAALRGAASVDLIISDYRLAHGATGLEAIRMLSAYLGRSVPSIIITGDTSPSRLKEVSAGGSRILHKPISETELSQAIQAAWAEGRAVTAGE, from the coding sequence ATGCAGGAAGACAAGATACGCCAGGCTCTGGTCGAGCTTCTCTATCGCAATTCATATGGCGTGGTCATTTCCAACATCGTCATTTCGCTCGCCGCCGTCTACGTCTTGCGCAGCGGCATTTCCACGCCATGGCTGGCGGGATGGCTCGGCACGCTCTATGCGCTGACGGCGCTGCGCGTTTTCGCCTCCCGCCGCTTCTTCAGCCGGCCGCGCGATATCAGCACGATCATGCGCTGGGCCTGGCTGGCGGCCGCCTTCTCCTGGGTCTCGGGATTGTTGTGGGGCATGTTCGGCTGGGTCGGCTTCCTGCCCGAAGCGCCGCTTCTTCTGTCCTTCACCGTGGTGGTGCTGACCGGCCTGGTCTGTGGCACGGTGCCGTCGCTTTCGGCCTTTCCGCCGGCGCTGATCGGCTCGATCCTGGCGACGGTGTTGCCGGTCGCCGCCCGCGTCATCACCAGCGGCAGCGCGATTTCGGCAGGCTTTCTGTTCCTGCTCGTCTCGCTCGTGGTGATCAATTTCTACTATTGCCGCATCACCTACCGCATGTTGCGCGAGACCATCAGCCTGCGCCTGGAAAATGAACGGCTCGTCGAGCATCTGCAGGAGGAGCGCGACCGGGCGCAAACCGCCGACCGCGCCAAGACCCGCTTCCTCGCCGCGGCGAGCCACGACCTGCGCCAGCCGATCCATGCGCTCAGCCTGCTGGTGTCGACGATTGCCGTGCTGGCCAAACGCGGCAACGTGCCGGCCGAGCAGGCGCGCGGCCTTGCCGGCCGGGCCAAGTCGATCATCGGCAATCTCAGCGGCCTGCTGAACGCGCTTCTCGACATCTCCAAGCTCGATGCCGGCATCGTCACGGTTGCCCGCGAAACCGTGTGCCTGCGCGAACTGTTCCGCGATTTTCGCGAGGAGTTCGCCACCGAGGCCAAGGAGCGTGGCCTGAAATGGCGGGTGGTCGACAGCCATCTGCTGGTCGAAAGCGACCCGATGATGCTGAAGCGCGTGCTGACCAACCTGGTCACCAACGCCTTCCGCTACACCAGGCAGGGCGGCGTCGTGCTCGGCTGCCGCAAGCGCGCCGGGTTTGTCGAGATTCAGGTCTGGGACAGCGGCCCCGGCATTCCAGACGACCAGCAGGCGGTGATCTTCGAGGAATTCGTGCAATTGCAGAACCCGGCGCGTGATCGCACGCAAGGGCTCGGCCTCGGCCTCGCCATCGTCCGCCGCACCGCCGGCTTGCTGAAGCATCCGCTGAGGCTGGTATCCAGACCGGGGCGCGGTTCGATGTTTTCGATCACCGTGCCGGAAGTCCGCGCCGCGAAGGCGCCGGTGCCGCAGCGCGAGACGCGGACTGAAGCCCGGACTGGCGGCATCATCGTCGTCGAGGACGAGAACGACATCCTCGAGGCGATGGAGCAGCTGCTGACCATCGAGGGCCACAGCGTCTATGCCGGACGCTCGGCGGCGGAGGCCCAGGCGGTGCATGCGGCCGCCGCCCTGCGCGGCGCGGCATCGGTCGACCTGATCATCTCGGATTATCGGCTGGCCCATGGCGCCACCGGGCTCGAGGCCATCCGCATGCTGAGCGCCTATCTCGGCCGCAGCGTGCCGTCGATCATCATCACCGGCGACACCTCGCCGTCACGGCTGAAGGAGGTGAGCGCCGGCGGCAGCCGCATCCTGCACAAGCCGATCTCGGAAACCGAGCTCAGCCAGGCGATCCAGGCGGCATGGGCAGAGGGCAGGGCGGTGACGGCGGGGGAGTGA
- a CDS encoding LysE family translocator — MSSLELLLPFALATLAFACMPGPAILYMTAQTVALGRRAGLMAAFGVHIGCYVHIFAAAIGLASLIEQAPMLFEAIKLAGAAYLVWLGLSMFMGWGKSHGDAASPASPSLASQSLRDSIIVEILNPKTALFFLTFLPQFVDPAAALPVWLQFLLLGMFVNLVFSAADVAAVGIASVTLARVASGNTGWIVPKACGSILVGLGLALVGHQI; from the coding sequence ATGTCGTCGCTGGAACTGTTGTTGCCGTTTGCCCTGGCAACGCTGGCCTTCGCCTGCATGCCGGGGCCGGCAATCCTCTACATGACGGCGCAGACGGTGGCGCTCGGCCGCCGGGCCGGACTGATGGCAGCCTTTGGCGTCCATATCGGCTGCTACGTCCACATCTTCGCCGCGGCCATCGGCCTGGCCTCGCTGATCGAACAGGCGCCGATGCTTTTCGAGGCGATCAAGCTTGCCGGTGCCGCCTATCTCGTCTGGCTCGGCCTCTCGATGTTCATGGGCTGGGGCAAGTCGCATGGCGACGCCGCCAGCCCCGCCTCGCCCAGTCTCGCGTCACAAAGCCTGCGCGACAGCATCATCGTCGAGATCCTCAACCCGAAGACCGCCTTGTTCTTCCTGACCTTCCTGCCGCAATTCGTCGATCCGGCAGCCGCCTTGCCTGTGTGGCTGCAGTTCCTGCTGCTCGGCATGTTCGTCAACCTGGTTTTCTCGGCAGCCGACGTCGCTGCCGTCGGCATCGCCTCGGTCACCCTTGCCCGCGTCGCATCGGGCAATACCGGCTGGATCGTGCCCAAGGCCTGCGGCTCGATCCTTGTCGGGCTCGGCCTGGCGCTGGTCGGCCACCAGATCTGA
- a CDS encoding purine-cytosine permease family protein yields the protein MSGSLDVAGELDYSQRPVPPSGRMPKLNLTMAFWAICSAMFFLIISATLAEIYGTANTIIGLILTVISYSAINAVITRYAIRSGLSVSLFSRLLFGRYGSAIATFIYAVSSIYYAVFEGSVIATAATYYFEGLTFAIAALIVCIYSVPLILGSVQHWLDKFNGYLLPLYLVGLMGTVIYAISHYGYSNAWLTMTPEGGAPPYGWINVFIAFMGVWWMMMCTFDFARFGKKEDETYHAVFNFGLPFYTLTYFVNGLVGIFLVQTIPLEGATSEVSVVKALIVMMGALGLLFVWISQTRINTTNFYLSTVNMQAFFRLVFKLEMPKYVWAIIVGVIVYFVMLADIFQYLLVALAYQGIFVVAWVGVALAYIMCGQHDGSGEESARSDDDFPAYYAPGMVAWFGAVAIGIILLAIPNLELLSAPATVTSSFLLFWALSSRIRTVAIAS from the coding sequence ATGTCTGGAAGTCTCGATGTCGCAGGGGAATTAGACTATTCGCAACGGCCGGTGCCACCCAGTGGCCGCATGCCCAAGCTCAATCTGACGATGGCCTTCTGGGCGATCTGCAGCGCCATGTTCTTTCTCATCATCTCGGCGACGCTGGCCGAGATCTATGGCACCGCCAATACGATCATCGGCCTGATACTGACGGTGATCTCCTACTCCGCCATCAATGCGGTCATCACCCGCTACGCGATCAGGAGCGGCCTGTCGGTGTCGCTATTTTCAAGGCTCTTGTTCGGCCGCTACGGCTCGGCGATCGCCACCTTCATCTATGCGGTCTCGAGCATCTATTACGCGGTGTTCGAAGGCTCGGTCATCGCGACTGCGGCGACCTACTATTTCGAAGGCCTGACCTTCGCAATCGCTGCCCTGATCGTCTGCATCTACAGCGTGCCGCTGATCCTCGGCAGCGTCCAGCACTGGCTCGACAAGTTCAACGGCTATCTCCTGCCGCTCTATCTCGTCGGCCTGATGGGCACGGTGATCTATGCCATCTCGCATTACGGCTATTCCAACGCCTGGCTGACCATGACGCCGGAAGGCGGCGCCCCGCCCTATGGCTGGATCAACGTCTTCATCGCCTTCATGGGCGTCTGGTGGATGATGATGTGCACCTTCGACTTCGCCCGCTTCGGCAAGAAGGAGGACGAGACCTACCACGCCGTGTTCAATTTCGGCCTGCCCTTCTACACGCTGACCTATTTCGTCAACGGCCTGGTCGGCATCTTCCTGGTGCAGACGATCCCGCTCGAGGGCGCAACCTCGGAGGTGTCGGTCGTCAAGGCGCTGATCGTGATGATGGGCGCGCTCGGCCTGCTGTTCGTCTGGATCAGCCAGACGCGCATCAACACCACCAACTTCTACCTGTCGACAGTCAACATGCAGGCGTTCTTCCGGCTGGTGTTCAAGCTGGAGATGCCGAAATATGTCTGGGCGATCATCGTCGGCGTCATCGTCTATTTCGTGATGCTGGCCGACATCTTCCAGTATCTGCTCGTCGCACTCGCCTATCAGGGCATCTTCGTCGTCGCCTGGGTCGGCGTGGCGCTGGCCTATATCATGTGCGGACAACATGACGGCAGCGGCGAGGAAAGCGCCCGTTCCGACGACGATTTCCCGGCCTATTACGCGCCCGGAATGGTCGCCTGGTTCGGTGCGGTCGCCATCGGCATCATCCTGCTCGCCATCCCCAACCTCGAACTGCTCTCGGCACCGGCAACCGTCACCAGCAGCTTCCTGTTGTTCTGGGCGCTGTCGTCGCGCATCAGAACCGTCGCCATAGCCTCCTGA
- a CDS encoding hydantoinase B/oxoprolinase family protein, producing the protein MAPRKDRRTLDPVTFEVLKNAYVNIVDQMAEQILRTCYSFVIYSRDFSSALCDPTGDTIMQGSGDIAAHVGTLHLTAKAVIKKFGHDVHPGDVFVINDVYQGGTHFNDTRLFAPMFYKGELLGFAQANGHWADVGGAVPGSFNVNALDHMAEGLRITPVRVYSKGVYLSDVAELIAHNTRAPSDIIGDLQAQAEACRLAEREIQRLCDKYGVDTIKKSFNEVQDYVEDMTRQRISELPDGTWETTDYIDVDPDEGEGLVPIKVKMTIDGDRVHYDLTGSHPKTVGSFLNCCYGGAFAAVVAGTKMQSPDIPMNSGFYRVVTVDAGPLGSVVNAEWPTPVAGFASGPFEKIMNAVFELWAEVLPERAMACTFNLDYLLIGGRDTRHEGKPYFMWYDWMVGGWGARNGRDGWAATGPVFGVQLGTQPFEGQERLSPVLTTCHELMVDSGGPGEFRGGLGVQKGGTLYACERTVVSYCCDRERSITWGLWGGLPSIPHGVWVNPGQDKERYLGSLFSGVPLQQGDTVQRPSAGGGGLGDPLKRDIQSVLSDVVEGYVSVERAKKDYGVVVHVVDLDLDQYRVDENATLAERARIASHRKDWLNEDAEKIAALYRDKKLNMLDLIRQYGVIVDWGSGELLPKTTAEFREMLKRRTVPYWTASGQAANATLKVA; encoded by the coding sequence ATGGCACCTAGAAAAGATCGCCGCACGCTCGATCCGGTTACCTTCGAGGTCCTGAAGAACGCCTATGTCAACATCGTCGACCAGATGGCGGAGCAGATCCTGCGCACCTGCTACTCCTTCGTCATCTACTCCCGCGACTTCTCCTCGGCGCTGTGCGACCCGACCGGCGACACCATCATGCAAGGCAGCGGCGACATCGCCGCTCACGTCGGCACGCTGCACCTGACCGCAAAGGCGGTGATCAAGAAGTTCGGCCATGACGTGCATCCGGGCGACGTCTTCGTCATCAACGACGTCTACCAGGGCGGCACCCACTTCAACGACACCCGCCTGTTTGCGCCGATGTTCTACAAGGGCGAGCTGCTCGGCTTCGCCCAGGCCAACGGCCACTGGGCCGATGTCGGGGGCGCCGTGCCCGGCTCGTTCAACGTCAACGCGCTCGACCACATGGCCGAGGGCCTGCGCATCACCCCGGTCCGGGTCTACAGCAAGGGCGTCTATCTCTCCGACGTCGCCGAGCTGATCGCCCATAACACGCGTGCGCCCAGCGACATCATCGGCGATCTCCAGGCCCAGGCCGAAGCCTGCCGCCTGGCCGAGCGCGAGATCCAGCGCCTGTGCGACAAATATGGCGTCGACACGATCAAGAAGTCGTTCAACGAGGTCCAGGACTATGTCGAGGACATGACGCGCCAGCGCATCTCCGAGCTACCCGACGGCACCTGGGAGACAACAGACTATATCGACGTCGATCCCGACGAGGGCGAAGGGCTGGTGCCGATCAAGGTCAAGATGACCATCGACGGCGACCGGGTCCATTACGACCTGACCGGCTCCCACCCCAAGACGGTCGGCTCGTTCCTCAACTGCTGCTATGGCGGCGCCTTCGCCGCCGTCGTTGCCGGCACCAAGATGCAGTCGCCCGACATTCCGATGAACTCCGGCTTCTACCGGGTGGTGACGGTCGATGCCGGCCCGCTCGGCTCGGTGGTCAATGCCGAATGGCCGACCCCGGTCGCCGGCTTCGCTTCCGGTCCGTTCGAAAAGATCATGAACGCGGTCTTCGAGCTCTGGGCGGAGGTCTTGCCGGAACGCGCCATGGCCTGCACCTTCAACCTCGACTATCTGCTGATCGGCGGCCGCGACACGCGTCACGAAGGCAAGCCCTACTTCATGTGGTACGACTGGATGGTCGGCGGCTGGGGCGCGCGCAACGGCCGTGACGGCTGGGCGGCAACCGGCCCGGTGTTCGGCGTCCAGCTCGGCACCCAGCCCTTCGAAGGCCAGGAGCGGCTGTCGCCTGTTCTCACCACCTGCCACGAGCTGATGGTCGACTCCGGCGGCCCCGGCGAATTCCGCGGCGGCCTCGGCGTCCAGAAGGGCGGCACGCTCTACGCCTGCGAACGCACCGTGGTGTCGTATTGCTGCGACCGCGAGCGCTCGATCACCTGGGGCCTGTGGGGCGGATTGCCGTCGATCCCGCACGGCGTCTGGGTCAATCCCGGCCAGGACAAGGAGCGGTATCTCGGCTCGCTGTTCTCAGGCGTGCCGCTGCAGCAGGGCGACACCGTGCAGCGGCCCTCGGCCGGCGGCGGCGGCCTTGGCGATCCGCTCAAGCGCGATATCCAGAGCGTGCTCAGCGACGTGGTCGAAGGTTATGTCTCGGTCGAGCGGGCGAAGAAGGACTATGGCGTCGTCGTCCATGTCGTCGATCTCGACCTCGACCAATACAGGGTCGACGAGAACGCCACGCTGGCCGAACGGGCGCGCATCGCCAGCCACCGCAAGGACTGGCTCAACGAGGACGCCGAGAAGATCGCCGCCCTTTATCGCGACAAGAAGCTCAACATGCTCGACCTGATCCGCCAATACGGCGTCATCGTCGACTGGGGCTCGGGCGAGCTTCTTCCCAAGACCACCGCCGAGTTCCGCGAGATGCTGAAGCGGCGGACGGTTCCCTACTGGACGGCATCGGGCCAGGCCGCCAACGCGACCCTGAAGGTCGCCTGA
- a CDS encoding response regulator has protein sequence MNRPLTFILADDHALVREGLKMLISTMDNMSVVAEAADGEALLEQVTKTRADLLLLDLGMPGVAGIQFISDIRELVPRLKIIVLTANIEPRTVRAALEVGASGYLTKDGDPEELGEAIEAIGKGGTYLARTVRFAVGEASGSGRQHAVPDILSPVPLTRREREILALVAQGLTAREIAERLGISPLTVRKHRENLMGKLNLHSAAELTAYAVRLGLPTA, from the coding sequence ATGAACCGCCCTCTCACCTTCATCCTCGCCGACGACCACGCGCTGGTGCGCGAAGGGCTGAAGATGCTGATCTCGACGATGGACAACATGTCGGTGGTGGCGGAAGCCGCGGATGGCGAGGCCTTGCTGGAGCAGGTCACAAAGACCCGCGCCGACCTGTTGCTGCTCGACCTCGGCATGCCCGGCGTTGCCGGCATCCAGTTCATCTCCGACATCAGGGAGCTCGTGCCCAGGCTGAAGATCATCGTGCTGACCGCCAATATCGAGCCGCGGACGGTGCGCGCCGCACTCGAGGTCGGCGCCAGCGGCTATCTGACCAAGGACGGCGACCCCGAGGAACTCGGCGAGGCGATCGAGGCAATCGGGAAAGGCGGCACCTACCTTGCCCGCACAGTGCGTTTCGCCGTCGGCGAGGCGTCCGGCAGCGGCAGGCAGCACGCCGTGCCCGACATCCTGTCGCCGGTGCCGCTGACCCGGCGCGAGCGCGAAATCCTCGCACTGGTGGCGCAGGGGCTGACGGCGCGCGAAATCGCCGAGCGGCTCGGCATCAGCCCGCTGACGGTGCGCAAGCATCGCGAAAACCTGATGGGCAAGCTCAATCTCCACAGTGCCGCCGAACTGACCGCCTATGCGGTTCGCCTGGGTTTGCCCACAGCCTGA
- a CDS encoding DUF7660 family protein, giving the protein MGPETVYDKDSFLRFLDAMRGELSAGAGNWENIDLASFLEAMAAWVDDWDSPARDNQWRHAAELLRSGASYE; this is encoded by the coding sequence ATGGGCCCTGAAACCGTTTACGACAAAGACAGCTTCCTTCGCTTTCTGGATGCGATGCGCGGCGAGCTCAGCGCCGGAGCCGGGAATTGGGAGAATATCGACCTGGCCAGTTTTCTCGAAGCGATGGCTGCCTGGGTTGATGATTGGGACAGTCCTGCCCGTGACAATCAATGGCGGCATGCTGCCGAGTTGCTGCGGTCAGGGGCATCTTATGAGTAA